In Methanosarcina siciliae T4/M, one genomic interval encodes:
- a CDS encoding DMT family transporter yields the protein MHAQENSFKPYSEVITGSIIYGTMGVFLDRVQDMSVGSVLFCRLFFGLCMIFFYLLLSGSLEQLRPGRNRKYLLLLGFLNAVTGVCYLSAIRYSGISVAVLLLYTAPVYVNLLAPSILGEKSSNKSLLPLFLSLAGVLLIAHPGEVLGNLNGGSDFMKGLSFGLLSGLSFGATIITIRYLRHDYTGISQTFWLTGISLFFMLPSALATPIYTYSGNFSTLFLFGLTITFAAILYLKGISGIRAQTGSILALLEPVSGIFFDIAVLKNPLYISTFLGCVLILTAAYLVSRKEPADKSLPADVQPVL from the coding sequence ATGCATGCACAGGAAAACTCTTTCAAGCCTTATTCCGAAGTCATAACAGGGAGCATAATCTATGGCACCATGGGGGTTTTTCTTGACAGGGTCCAGGACATGTCCGTAGGGTCCGTTCTCTTCTGCCGGCTCTTTTTCGGTTTATGCATGATTTTCTTTTACCTGCTGTTGAGCGGAAGCCTTGAACAGCTCAGGCCCGGCAGGAACAGGAAATATCTGCTGCTGCTGGGTTTTCTGAATGCGGTAACAGGCGTATGTTATTTATCGGCCATAAGGTATAGCGGGATTTCAGTTGCTGTCCTGCTTCTTTATACGGCTCCTGTATATGTGAACCTGCTCGCCCCTTCAATCCTGGGAGAAAAAAGCAGCAATAAAAGCCTTCTGCCTCTGTTCCTTTCACTTGCAGGAGTCTTACTCATTGCCCACCCAGGCGAAGTTCTGGGAAACCTGAACGGGGGGTCCGATTTTATGAAAGGTCTATCTTTCGGGCTGCTTTCAGGGCTTTCCTTTGGCGCAACCATAATCACTATTCGCTACCTGAGACATGACTATACAGGGATATCCCAGACTTTCTGGCTGACCGGAATAAGCCTTTTCTTCATGCTACCATCTGCCCTTGCAACCCCCATATATACCTACAGTGGAAACTTCAGTACTCTGTTTCTCTTCGGCCTGACCATTACGTTCGCGGCCATCCTGTACCTCAAAGGAATTTCGGGCATCAGGGCGCAGACAGGCAGTATTCTTGCCCTGCTCGAACCCGTATCAGGAATTTTCTTTGACATCGCAGTCCTGAAAAATCCGCTTTATATCTCGACTTTTCTGGGCTGTGTGCTCATCCTCACAGCAGCTTATCTTGTGAGCAGGAAAGAACCAGCAGATAAAAGTCTTCCAGCCGATGTTCAGCCAGTACTATGA
- a CDS encoding DMT family transporter produces the protein MLASVTATPKHHLELLSACIIYGTVGIFMELLKDMSVGSIIFYRVLFGLSAIIFYLAITGNLGQLALKRKKKYLLLLGILYVLQMFSYYSAIRYLGASSAVLLLYTDPIYLTFLAPIILGEKNTGRTILALFLGLLGVFYVTRPEGGFEQLEFGSNYLKGVIFGLVGGLFSSGVIISVRFLRNEYNGLTQLVWQSAISLVFLSPFAVTVPGQVLASNLPILMLFGVLITGVGAVFYIRGVAGVSAITGSILTLLEPVSCIFFDYTVLGNPIHNGMLIGSFFILAAAVVVSLDNFDFLKKLIVGEKIVPSKMISWKKGLLRVLYK, from the coding sequence ATGCTTGCTTCTGTGACTGCTACCCCCAAACATCATCTTGAATTATTATCTGCGTGTATTATTTATGGCACCGTCGGAATTTTTATGGAATTGCTTAAGGACATGTCTGTAGGATCTATTATTTTCTATAGAGTTCTTTTCGGGCTTTCAGCCATAATATTTTATCTTGCAATTACCGGAAATCTAGGGCAACTCGCGTTGAAACGAAAGAAAAAATACCTGCTTCTTCTGGGAATTCTGTACGTTTTGCAAATGTTTTCCTATTATTCTGCAATCCGATATCTTGGAGCTTCTTCTGCTGTTCTTCTCCTGTATACCGATCCCATATACCTGACTTTTCTTGCCCCGATTATTCTCGGAGAAAAAAATACTGGAAGAACTATTCTTGCCCTTTTCCTGGGGCTTCTCGGCGTATTCTACGTAACGAGACCTGAAGGTGGTTTTGAACAGCTTGAATTTGGAAGCAACTATCTTAAAGGCGTAATATTCGGACTTGTCGGAGGCCTCTTCAGCAGCGGAGTCATAATATCCGTCCGTTTCCTCAGGAATGAATATAACGGCCTTACCCAGCTTGTCTGGCAGAGTGCGATCAGCCTGGTTTTCCTGTCTCCTTTCGCAGTCACCGTTCCGGGACAGGTGCTCGCTTCAAATCTTCCCATCCTCATGCTTTTTGGAGTCCTTATTACCGGCGTAGGTGCAGTCTTCTATATCAGAGGGGTTGCGGGTGTAAGTGCCATTACAGGCAGCATCCTCACCCTTCTTGAACCGGTTTCCTGCATCTTCTTTGATTATACAGTTCTGGGGAACCCGATTCATAACGGGATGCTTATAGGCTCCTTCTTTATCCTTGCAGCAGCAGTCGTGGTAAGTCTGGATAACTTTGATTTCCTGAAGAAATTGATTGTAGGGGAAAAGATAGTACCAAGCAAAATGATATCATGGAAAAAAGGGCTTCTAAGGGTACTGTATAAATAA
- a CDS encoding class I SAM-dependent methyltransferase, translating to MDSDVIDWNEVWKETLEKQLKSNRNVDCATIWYSKENARRFWRMFQDEKSREITGKRIEGMKLSPDSRVLDIGAGPGTLAIPISQRVAHVTAVEPSEGMISVMQENIKEYGIENIDPVHKDWEAVDVESDLSAPYDVVFASYSLGMKDIRTSVQKMLDASSKYVYLYWFAGETSWDMHSRKLWPLLHGSEYQPAPKCDVLYNVLYDMGIYPNVNVFPFEHVHRFATLDEAVEDLKSYYNAKSDSQEAILRDYFEGVLEKDNGALIQRGWSTRVKMWWEKTN from the coding sequence ATGGACTCAGATGTCATTGACTGGAACGAAGTCTGGAAAGAAACGCTGGAAAAACAGCTAAAATCAAACAGGAATGTAGATTGTGCGACCATATGGTACAGTAAGGAAAACGCCAGGCGTTTCTGGAGGATGTTCCAGGATGAGAAGTCAAGGGAAATAACCGGGAAGAGAATAGAAGGCATGAAGCTTTCTCCCGACTCCAGGGTTCTCGATATCGGAGCCGGGCCCGGAACCCTTGCTATTCCGATTTCACAGCGTGTAGCCCATGTAACCGCTGTAGAGCCTTCGGAGGGCATGATAAGTGTTATGCAGGAGAACATCAAGGAGTACGGAATCGAAAATATCGACCCTGTTCACAAAGACTGGGAAGCCGTTGATGTCGAGTCCGACCTTTCCGCTCCTTATGATGTGGTTTTTGCATCTTATTCCCTGGGCATGAAAGATATACGGACTTCGGTACAGAAGATGCTGGACGCTTCTTCGAAATACGTTTACCTGTACTGGTTTGCAGGGGAAACTTCCTGGGATATGCATTCCCGGAAGCTCTGGCCCCTTCTTCACGGGAGTGAGTACCAGCCAGCCCCTAAATGTGATGTTCTCTACAATGTACTCTATGACATGGGAATCTACCCGAATGTAAACGTGTTTCCCTTCGAGCACGTCCACAGGTTTGCAACCCTTGATGAAGCTGTCGAGGATTTAAAGTCATACTACAACGCAAAATCCGATTCCCAGGAAGCCATCCTCAGGGACTATTTTGAAGGTGTGCTTGAAAAAGATAACGGAGCCCTTATTCAGAGAGGATGGTCTACAAGGGTAAAGATGTGGTGGGAAAAAACAAACTGA
- a CDS encoding cupredoxin domain-containing protein has product MRREYIIFIILLWILAEGCAENGVEESDLAVTPVETPVVPAEVPQAPAEIVENPENYTSNQTPVENVTVPEAEIPAEPKTVEVKIEDFAFNPDSVTISPGDTVRWTNLDLFTHKVTGPDFSSGTLRDGDSYGFTFTREGTYRYYCSIHASMEGVVIVEG; this is encoded by the coding sequence ATGAGAAGAGAATATATTATTTTCATAATCCTGCTCTGGATCCTGGCTGAAGGCTGTGCAGAAAATGGTGTTGAAGAATCCGATCTCGCTGTAACTCCTGTCGAAACGCCCGTAGTTCCGGCTGAAGTACCTCAGGCTCCGGCGGAAATTGTCGAAAATCCGGAAAATTACACTTCCAATCAAACGCCTGTTGAAAACGTGACAGTTCCTGAAGCTGAAATTCCAGCCGAACCCAAAACAGTTGAAGTGAAAATAGAAGACTTTGCCTTTAACCCAGACTCGGTTACGATTTCTCCCGGGGACACGGTCCGATGGACAAACCTGGATCTGTTCACACACAAAGTAACAGGCCCTGATTTCTCTTCCGGCACACTAAGGGACGGGGACTCTTATGGATTCACTTTTACGCGAGAGGGCACCTACAGGTACTATTGTTCAATTCACGCCTCGATGGAAGGGGTTGTGATAGTCGAGGGGTAA
- a CDS encoding adenosylcobalamin-dependent ribonucleoside-diphosphate reductase produces the protein MISVQETADGWDVLIAEALKARYLREGEKGWEDICERVARAIATDKTEYLEFKDLMVRKIFVPSSPTLMNAGTELGQLAACFVVPVKDSVEEIFDALKTAALIQKTGGGTGFNFSKVRPKGSHALCVDGVASGPLSFMRLFNEATEVIKQFGRRRGANIGILDVSHDDIIPFIRAKRVEGSFRNFNLSVMVHDAFFRLVEAGSTEEVWNSGTGATVGDVFSEIVDGIWRNGEPGVLFYNRINRDNFTPVLGDITATNPCGEEPLLPYESCNLGSLNLSLFVADGKISWDFLRETTGKAVRFLDNEIDINVYPVQEIAEATRKTRKIGLGVMGFHDMLLKLGLSYESTEAVELAEKLMEQISWAAVRESRKLAAERGPFPEYEKSIWELPMRNATLTAIAPTGTISILAGCSAGIEPVFSWVYRRTRTVGKEFLLVHPLFETHFKPRLSESDYNELLEHVYSHGTLQDINDPEIVSENEKNLFRSALDIGWKTHIDIQAAFQRHCHAGISKTINMPADAGEEDIEQALIYAWKQGLKGLTIYRTGSRQYVVLNLKKSGN, from the coding sequence ATGATTTCTGTGCAGGAAACAGCCGATGGATGGGATGTCCTGATTGCCGAAGCCCTTAAAGCCAGATATTTGCGCGAAGGGGAAAAAGGCTGGGAAGATATCTGTGAAAGGGTTGCAAGGGCAATTGCAACGGATAAAACAGAATATCTGGAATTCAAAGACCTGATGGTCCGTAAAATCTTTGTCCCGAGTTCTCCAACGCTTATGAATGCAGGGACGGAACTCGGCCAGCTTGCCGCCTGTTTTGTAGTCCCAGTGAAGGACAGTGTCGAGGAGATATTTGATGCCCTCAAAACGGCAGCCCTCATTCAGAAAACCGGAGGAGGAACCGGGTTTAATTTCTCAAAGGTAAGGCCAAAAGGGTCTCATGCCCTCTGTGTTGACGGAGTTGCGAGCGGGCCGCTTTCTTTCATGAGGCTCTTTAACGAGGCAACCGAAGTCATAAAACAGTTCGGCAGACGAAGAGGCGCAAACATAGGAATTCTTGACGTCTCGCACGATGATATTATTCCCTTCATCAGGGCAAAGCGTGTTGAAGGGAGCTTCAGAAATTTCAACCTCTCCGTAATGGTTCACGATGCTTTTTTCAGGCTTGTTGAAGCGGGCAGCACCGAAGAGGTCTGGAACTCCGGGACAGGGGCAACGGTTGGGGATGTGTTCTCCGAAATAGTTGACGGGATATGGAGAAACGGAGAGCCGGGTGTTCTTTTCTATAACCGTATTAACAGGGATAACTTCACGCCGGTGCTTGGGGACATCACCGCCACAAATCCCTGTGGAGAAGAGCCTCTCCTGCCTTATGAGTCCTGCAATCTGGGCAGCCTTAACCTATCCCTTTTTGTTGCGGACGGAAAAATCAGCTGGGACTTTTTGAGGGAAACAACCGGAAAAGCCGTCCGTTTTCTGGATAATGAAATTGATATCAATGTGTACCCTGTCCAGGAGATTGCGGAGGCTACCCGAAAGACAAGGAAAATCGGACTCGGAGTTATGGGATTTCATGATATGCTTTTGAAACTGGGGCTGTCCTATGAATCAACAGAAGCCGTCGAACTTGCAGAAAAGCTTATGGAACAGATTAGCTGGGCTGCAGTCCGGGAATCAAGAAAACTTGCGGCAGAAAGGGGACCTTTTCCGGAGTATGAAAAATCCATATGGGAACTCCCTATGAGAAACGCCACATTGACCGCAATTGCCCCGACCGGCACTATAAGCATTCTTGCAGGCTGTTCTGCAGGAATCGAACCTGTTTTCAGCTGGGTCTACAGGAGGACCCGGACAGTGGGAAAAGAATTCCTGCTCGTACACCCTCTCTTTGAAACACATTTCAAGCCCAGGCTCTCGGAATCCGATTATAATGAGCTCCTTGAGCATGTCTACTCACATGGAACCCTGCAGGACATAAACGACCCTGAAATTGTGTCCGAGAATGAAAAAAACCTCTTCAGATCAGCCCTTGATATTGGGTGGAAAACTCATATTGATATACAGGCAGCTTTTCAACGCCACTGCCATGCAGGAATTTCAAAGACCATAAATATGCCTGCAGATGCCGGAGAAGAAGATATTGAGCAAGCTTTGATTTATGCCTGGAAGCAAGGACTAAAGGGGCTTACAATATACAGGACAGGAAGCAGACAGTATGTGGTTCTTAATTTAAAAAAATCCGGAAACTGA
- a CDS encoding helix-turn-helix domain-containing protein, with product MVDSIHEMIRASFRCEDMVKCVLGLKSLDIEAYKVLLMHGPLTTDRLGEILNRERSTAYRSLQNLITCGVVYRETRSLESGGCYHEYVAIEPWEMKQMVKKNVDEWYRQMNGLIEKMDDKVSTPIPRIGDEETRIQE from the coding sequence ATGGTAGATTCAATTCATGAGATGATCAGAGCAAGCTTCAGATGTGAAGACATGGTAAAATGTGTGCTCGGTTTGAAGTCTCTTGACATCGAAGCATACAAGGTCCTGCTCATGCATGGCCCTCTTACAACCGACAGACTGGGGGAAATTCTTAACAGAGAAAGAAGTACTGCATACCGTTCTCTACAGAACCTCATAACATGCGGAGTTGTTTACAGGGAAACAAGATCTCTGGAGAGCGGAGGATGCTACCATGAATATGTAGCTATCGAGCCCTGGGAAATGAAGCAGATGGTAAAAAAGAACGTTGACGAATGGTACCGCCAGATGAACGGGTTGATTGAAAAAATGGATGATAAAGTAAGTACTCCCATCCCGAGAATAGGAGATGAGGAAACCCGGATACAGGAATAA
- the eno gene encoding phosphopyruvate hydratase, whose protein sequence is MSYIGLQQDSGEYKIQKIHAREILDSRGNPTIEVDVFTPKGFGRASVPSGASTGTNEALELRDADPNRYGGKGVLTAVKNVNTIIQKELLGLDVRSQREIDELMIELDETENKSNLGANSILGVSMAVAKAAADSLNMPLYRYFGGSNAFTLPVPTMNVLNGGKHAGNELAIQEFMIQPKGAETFYEALQIGAEIYQTLGKLLEKKYGRSSTNVGYEGGYAPKMSESTEALDALVQAIEEAGYTESEVTIGLDAAATEFYEEEFYNIDGKKLAAPELLDYYVELVNSYPILSIEDPFYEEAFEDFEALTSELWDTIIVGDDLFVTNIERLSKGVDMGAANALLLKVNQIGSISEAFDAASMASRNGYTVIVSHRSAETEDTTISDLAVAIGAEMIKTGAPARGERTAKYNQLLRIEEDLGEVAHYVQL, encoded by the coding sequence ATGTCGTATATCGGTTTACAGCAGGATTCTGGAGAATATAAGATCCAAAAGATACATGCTCGGGAGATCCTGGATTCAAGGGGAAATCCCACAATTGAAGTAGATGTGTTTACACCAAAGGGATTTGGCAGAGCGAGTGTCCCTTCGGGAGCTTCCACGGGTACGAATGAAGCCCTTGAACTGCGTGATGCGGACCCCAACAGATACGGGGGAAAAGGGGTTCTGACTGCGGTCAAGAACGTAAATACCATTATCCAGAAGGAATTGCTTGGACTTGATGTGCGAAGCCAGCGGGAAATCGATGAGCTGATGATCGAGCTCGACGAGACCGAAAACAAATCAAACCTTGGAGCCAACTCCATTCTTGGTGTCTCCATGGCAGTTGCAAAAGCCGCAGCTGATTCCCTTAACATGCCCCTTTACCGCTACTTCGGCGGATCTAATGCTTTTACCCTTCCGGTGCCCACAATGAATGTCCTGAACGGGGGCAAGCACGCAGGAAACGAACTTGCAATTCAGGAGTTCATGATCCAGCCCAAAGGCGCAGAAACATTCTACGAGGCCCTGCAGATCGGGGCAGAAATCTACCAGACCCTCGGGAAACTGCTGGAGAAAAAATACGGGCGCTCTTCTACTAATGTGGGTTATGAAGGTGGGTATGCTCCCAAAATGAGCGAGTCCACAGAAGCTCTTGACGCCCTCGTACAGGCAATTGAAGAAGCAGGCTATACCGAGTCCGAGGTTACAATTGGGCTTGATGCCGCCGCAACTGAGTTCTATGAAGAAGAATTCTACAATATTGACGGAAAGAAACTGGCTGCTCCTGAACTGCTTGACTACTATGTGGAGCTTGTAAACTCCTACCCCATCCTTTCTATTGAGGACCCCTTCTACGAGGAAGCCTTCGAGGACTTTGAAGCCCTTACCAGCGAACTCTGGGACACGATCATTGTAGGGGACGACCTCTTTGTCACAAACATCGAAAGGCTTTCCAAGGGCGTGGACATGGGAGCCGCAAATGCCCTTCTCCTCAAAGTCAACCAGATCGGCTCAATCTCCGAAGCCTTCGATGCCGCAAGCATGGCTTCCAGAAACGGCTATACCGTTATTGTAAGCCACCGCTCTGCCGAAACCGAAGACACCACAATCTCAGATCTCGCAGTCGCCATCGGGGCAGAAATGATCAAGACCGGAGCCCCGGCCCGTGGTGAGAGGACTGCAAAATATAACCAGCTCCTCAGAATTGAAGAAGATCTCGGTGAAGTTGCACATTACGTGCAGCTCTAA
- a CDS encoding PPC domain-containing DNA-binding protein has product MEYTKGRIGRVFVVRVDHGDDLILELIKLAELEKIEAAVFMLLGALREGKLVTGPKENRRPPEPVWTGFNDAHEILGIGDIFQENGKPKIHLHAGTARENSVKLGCLRGESEVFMVVEVFIFELEGISARRIMDTEQGFSPVNFTPVPDKE; this is encoded by the coding sequence ATGGAATACACAAAAGGAAGGATCGGCAGAGTCTTTGTCGTCAGGGTTGACCACGGAGACGACCTTATCCTGGAACTTATTAAACTTGCAGAACTGGAGAAGATTGAGGCGGCTGTATTTATGCTGCTCGGCGCGTTGAGGGAGGGAAAGCTTGTTACAGGCCCTAAAGAGAACAGAAGGCCTCCTGAACCGGTCTGGACTGGCTTTAATGACGCACATGAGATTCTCGGAATAGGCGATATTTTCCAGGAAAACGGGAAGCCAAAAATTCACCTTCATGCAGGAACAGCCAGGGAAAACAGCGTTAAACTGGGATGCCTGAGAGGGGAAAGCGAAGTTTTTATGGTTGTCGAGGTATTCATTTTCGAGCTTGAAGGAATTTCTGCCAGAAGGATTATGGATACGGAACAGGGCTTTTCTCCTGTGAACTTTACGCCTGTCCCGGACAAGGAATGA
- a CDS encoding ATP-grasp domain-containing protein — MLAERGISSPRTTFAKNPVNINMVEQYSGFPLIVKALSGSMGKGIILSEKHDNFRDLMELIHVTNSNANRILQELCSA; from the coding sequence ATCCTGGCCGAAAGAGGTATTTCCTCTCCCAGGACGACGTTTGCCAAAAATCCGGTCAACATAAACATGGTTGAACAATACAGTGGTTTCCCTCTCATAGTAAAAGCCCTCTCCGGCTCCATGGGTAAAGGCATCATCCTTTCTGAAAAACATGACAATTTCCGGGATCTCATGGAACTTATCCACGTGACCAACTCCAACGCAAACAGAATCCTTCAGGAGTTATGCTCGGCTTGA
- a CDS encoding transcriptional regulator, with protein sequence MTDDSPVNLTEKEYSIIDMLQSLGLPRTEATAIVCLKDCRELRSLHIELVSGLRQPEVSVAMRPLRDRGWVDERSEKKNKGKGRPVKYYQLTVPFPQIVQILEEEFLKDNEEKMIALKRLRELEIIMQN encoded by the coding sequence ATGACCGACGATTCTCCAGTTAATTTAACCGAAAAAGAGTATTCAATTATTGATATGCTCCAGAGCCTGGGACTCCCGAGGACAGAGGCTACCGCAATCGTTTGTTTAAAGGACTGCAGGGAACTCAGATCCCTTCATATCGAACTTGTTTCCGGACTCAGACAACCGGAAGTGAGTGTAGCTATGCGCCCTCTGAGGGATAGGGGCTGGGTGGATGAAAGATCCGAAAAGAAGAACAAAGGAAAAGGGAGACCTGTGAAATACTACCAGTTAACAGTACCGTTCCCGCAGATAGTCCAGATCCTTGAAGAGGAGTTTTTAAAAGATAATGAAGAGAAAATGATCGCTCTCAAGAGGCTGAGGGAACTGGAAATTATTATGCAAAATTAA
- a CDS encoding ABC transporter ATP-binding protein: MTDEIPIIELKNLTKVYKDGVEFRALDNANLKIRTGEFVAIVGPSGSGKSTLMHLIGLLDTPTSGTLLIDGDDVTKMSDKERSGMRNRMLGFVFQYHHLLPDFTALENVMMPLLIAGKGKDEAKGIAEKLLKDVGLEDRMDHRPGELSGGQNQRVAVARALSCSPAIVLGDEPTGNLDTKTGDLIYELLRKLNKEYNQTFIVVTHNEELAGKADRIVRIVDGKITDQ; the protein is encoded by the coding sequence ATGACAGATGAAATCCCGATTATAGAACTTAAAAACCTGACCAAAGTTTACAAAGACGGCGTGGAATTTCGCGCACTTGACAATGCAAACCTGAAAATTAGAACAGGGGAGTTTGTTGCAATTGTAGGTCCTTCTGGCTCAGGTAAAAGCACACTTATGCATCTCATAGGTCTACTCGACACGCCCACTTCCGGGACCCTCCTGATAGACGGCGATGACGTTACAAAAATGTCGGATAAAGAGCGTTCCGGGATGAGAAACCGGATGCTTGGTTTTGTCTTCCAGTATCACCACCTGCTGCCGGATTTCACTGCCCTGGAAAACGTGATGATGCCTCTCCTGATTGCGGGGAAGGGTAAAGACGAAGCAAAGGGTATTGCCGAAAAACTTTTAAAAGATGTTGGACTTGAAGACAGAATGGATCACAGGCCAGGTGAGCTCTCGGGAGGACAGAACCAGAGGGTTGCTGTAGCCCGGGCTCTTAGCTGTTCACCGGCAATCGTACTCGGGGACGAGCCTACGGGCAACCTGGACACCAAAACCGGAGATTTGATCTATGAACTGCTCCGTAAGCTGAATAAGGAATATAACCAGACCTTTATTGTGGTAACCCATAATGAGGAGCTGGCCGGAAAAGCCGATAGGATTGTCAGAATCGTAGACGGAAAAATAACGGATCAGTAA
- a CDS encoding APC family permease has protein sequence MTELEKTVTLGRGVVLAILMVIGSGLLGLPGMIADSGTAQEVVFGWLLIILAAMPLIQICAGLGEKFPCSGGLFHYAREAVGEWGGYAVTALVCGSFILGEPAVALIGGEYLQHLFTLPDFGVHLLAFLLITVMTLITVAGVRLVSFFNYAAVAILLFLITALTFYNFNFFSSGFEFSVRALFEGASGLAGFGSGVPDPYNVWRISALLFWAFLGWENMSFGLGELQNPEKNVKRVFWLSFGLTIFIYLMLAVTSIGADAAGVPLSGASGLVELVKFTPPGNLLIWLMAVVIVANVTCWNFASSRLIYASGKEKVLPAYLGKLSKRGQPMASILSMYTVFLLVLLGTYVFKVPVSSLLMLVNQNFLFLYGFVLLSYWKTETGWRRWVYSGLSLLSLSFLVSGFSWRILYSVALTGIGYYVFVRKTARQKGQEEKTAYKAFSDM, from the coding sequence ATGACCGAACTTGAAAAAACAGTTACTCTGGGGCGAGGTGTGGTCCTTGCAATTCTTATGGTTATAGGTTCGGGGCTCCTCGGCTTGCCGGGGATGATTGCAGATTCTGGGACAGCGCAGGAAGTGGTCTTCGGCTGGCTCCTGATCATTCTGGCTGCAATGCCTCTTATTCAGATATGTGCAGGGCTAGGAGAGAAATTCCCCTGCTCGGGGGGGCTTTTCCATTATGCCCGCGAGGCTGTGGGAGAGTGGGGAGGGTACGCAGTAACAGCTCTCGTCTGCGGGTCCTTTATCCTGGGAGAGCCGGCAGTCGCTCTCATTGGGGGAGAATACCTGCAGCACCTCTTCACCCTGCCTGATTTCGGGGTCCATCTGCTGGCTTTTCTCCTGATTACGGTCATGACTCTTATCACGGTTGCCGGGGTCAGACTTGTCTCTTTTTTCAACTACGCAGCCGTAGCCATACTGCTTTTCCTGATTACTGCCCTCACTTTCTATAACTTCAATTTCTTTTCCTCAGGGTTTGAATTTTCGGTGAGGGCTCTCTTTGAAGGGGCATCAGGCCTTGCAGGTTTCGGCTCCGGAGTTCCCGACCCTTACAATGTCTGGAGAATTTCTGCTCTCCTCTTCTGGGCTTTTCTGGGCTGGGAAAATATGTCCTTTGGCCTTGGAGAACTCCAGAACCCGGAAAAAAACGTCAAAAGAGTTTTCTGGCTCAGTTTCGGGCTTACAATCTTCATTTACCTGATGCTGGCAGTCACAAGTATAGGGGCTGATGCAGCCGGAGTTCCCCTCTCCGGAGCGTCAGGGCTTGTGGAACTTGTTAAGTTCACTCCTCCTGGAAATCTGCTCATCTGGTTGATGGCAGTAGTCATTGTTGCCAATGTAACCTGCTGGAACTTTGCTTCAAGCCGGCTTATCTATGCATCAGGAAAAGAAAAAGTGCTCCCCGCTTACCTGGGAAAACTCTCGAAACGCGGACAGCCCATGGCAAGTATCCTGAGTATGTATACGGTATTCTTGCTTGTGCTTCTGGGAACCTATGTATTCAAGGTTCCGGTTTCTTCCCTGCTCATGCTCGTCAACCAGAATTTCCTCTTCCTCTACGGCTTTGTCCTGCTTTCCTACTGGAAAACCGAAACAGGCTGGAGGCGCTGGGTCTATTCAGGGCTTTCCCTCCTATCTCTTTCCTTCCTGGTTTCAGGGTTTAGCTGGAGGATTCTCTACTCAGTTGCCCTTACAGGAATCGGATATTATGTTTTTGTCAGGAAGACTGCAAGGCAGAAAGGTCAGGAGGAAAAAACTGCTTACAAGGCTTTTTCAGATATGTGA